From a single Nostoc edaphicum CCNP1411 genomic region:
- a CDS encoding GAF domain-containing protein translates to MTSNIEQHLPLCRHEESLLRRITNRIRRSLELEEIITVTTAEVRSLLKTDRVMIYKFHPDDSGQVIAESIYENRLPSLLGLNFPADDIPLSARELFIKSRMCSVVNLDTQEIGQIHLRDLENGETISEEICYRPVDSCHIEYLTAMGVKSSVVAPILYQDELWGLLVSHNSQAHLISEYELEAVQTVVDQLSVAIAQSTLLAQVRKTAEREAIVNRIATLLHSLPTIVLQPALEAAVAAFNGVGGRLCIRNAAFDFHSGNITSLTECLIPGNTCIKLYICGEQPVMPEQTIYPLIEQYSVWQEHYKSSNYDVWAISDIYNTSDLRSLQVAFQPTKIRSILTIPLQYRQQLLGYLSIFRNEVDIETLWAGQYECDRRQLYPRRSFEAWRESKKAQAQKWTVEDIELARNLGKHFASAVQQYELHQQVQVFNENLEKQVKRRTVELQRTSEQEQAVFKVIAEIRESLDTNTIFQTTTKEVCQLIKADRVSVYRFDSSWGGEFVGDFEAASPYWSNESELGINTIWNDTYLQDTQGGRYRNNETFAVDDIYSMGFTQCHIDNLEQFQIHAFVLAPIFIGQKLWGLLATYQHTGPRQWKASEVNFLSQIAAQMGVALQQAELLTQTRQQTLDLQQAAEQQRVLFEVVAKVRESLDLDAIFQTTTQEICKSLQADRVAVYRFQPDWSGEYIAEFVGNGWLKLVSDHIKTIWQDSYLQETQGGRYRHNETFVVDDIYEAGHSQCHVAILEQIQARAYAIAPIFIGQQLWGLLAAYQNSAPRHWEASEIKFITQIANQLGVALQQAQLHNQTKEQTQKLAQALHDLKQTQTQLIQTEKMSSLGQLVAGVAHEINNPVNFIYGNINHVNDYAQDLLSILDLYLQNAPNPSPEIRDRAFEIDLEFIMEDLPKTLSSMKVGIDRIRQIVLGLRNFSRLDQAEKKPVDIHEGIDSTLLILQHRLKAKPESPAIKLVKEYSDLPLVECYAGPLNQVFMNVLSNAIDALEDYKESQSQPHSSEITISTALGELEGNVKSVVIRIADNGSGIPEALKARICDPFFTTKPVGKGTGLGLSISYQIVVDKHGGVFKCDSQPGLGTEFWIEIPIRQITKSHHQLP, encoded by the coding sequence AGTGGTCAAGTGATTGCTGAGTCAATTTACGAAAATCGGTTGCCATCATTACTAGGACTAAATTTTCCTGCTGACGATATTCCCCTCAGCGCCCGTGAACTATTTATCAAATCACGGATGTGTTCTGTTGTAAATCTTGATACTCAAGAAATTGGTCAAATTCATCTGCGTGACTTGGAAAATGGAGAAACAATATCAGAGGAAATCTGTTACCGCCCTGTAGATTCCTGCCATATTGAATATTTGACGGCAATGGGGGTAAAGTCTTCTGTAGTAGCGCCTATTCTCTATCAAGATGAACTTTGGGGGCTGCTGGTGTCTCATAATTCCCAAGCGCATTTGATTTCAGAATATGAACTAGAAGCAGTACAGACGGTAGTTGATCAACTGTCAGTAGCGATCGCTCAAAGTACCCTTCTTGCTCAAGTCCGCAAAACAGCCGAACGGGAAGCGATCGTTAACCGCATTGCGACTCTACTACATTCACTGCCGACGATTGTATTACAACCAGCCTTAGAAGCGGCTGTTGCTGCCTTTAATGGTGTTGGTGGCAGGCTTTGTATTAGAAATGCAGCTTTTGATTTCCACAGTGGCAACATCACTAGCTTGACAGAATGCTTAATACCAGGAAATACCTGTATTAAGCTTTATATCTGTGGAGAACAACCTGTGATGCCAGAACAAACTATATATCCACTCATAGAGCAGTATAGTGTCTGGCAAGAACACTATAAGTCTAGTAACTACGATGTTTGGGCAATTTCAGATATATATAACACTTCTGACTTGCGAAGTTTGCAAGTTGCTTTTCAACCAACTAAAATTCGCAGCATATTGACAATTCCACTCCAGTATCGTCAGCAGTTACTAGGTTACTTAAGTATTTTCCGCAACGAAGTAGATATAGAAACTTTATGGGCGGGGCAGTATGAGTGCGATCGCAGGCAACTTTACCCCCGGCGATCTTTTGAGGCTTGGCGCGAATCTAAAAAAGCACAAGCTCAAAAATGGACGGTTGAAGACATTGAACTGGCTAGAAACCTCGGTAAACACTTTGCTTCAGCAGTTCAGCAGTATGAACTACACCAACAAGTACAAGTCTTCAATGAAAATTTAGAAAAACAAGTTAAAAGACGCACAGTTGAGTTACAACGGACATCTGAACAAGAACAGGCTGTGTTTAAAGTTATTGCCGAAATTCGGGAATCTCTGGACACAAATACGATTTTTCAAACCACAACTAAAGAAGTTTGTCAATTAATCAAAGCCGATCGCGTTTCTGTTTATCGTTTCGATTCTAGTTGGGGTGGTGAATTTGTTGGGGACTTCGAGGCTGCTAGTCCATACTGGTCGAATGAGTCTGAACTAGGTATTAATACAATTTGGAATGACACCTACTTACAAGACACACAGGGAGGACGTTACCGCAACAATGAAACATTTGCAGTCGATGACATTTATAGTATGGGGTTTACTCAGTGTCATATCGACAATCTAGAGCAGTTTCAAATTCACGCTTTTGTGCTTGCTCCGATTTTTATTGGGCAAAAACTTTGGGGTTTGCTGGCAACTTATCAACACACCGGCCCTCGGCAATGGAAAGCTTCTGAAGTTAACTTTCTCAGTCAGATTGCTGCCCAAATGGGAGTAGCACTCCAGCAAGCTGAATTACTCACTCAGACACGACAACAAACGTTAGATTTGCAACAAGCAGCAGAACAACAACGGGTATTGTTTGAAGTTGTGGCGAAAGTTAGGGAATCTCTTGATCTAGATGCGATTTTTCAGACAACCACCCAAGAAATTTGTAAATCACTACAAGCTGATCGAGTTGCAGTCTACCGCTTCCAGCCTGATTGGAGTGGTGAATATATCGCCGAGTTTGTGGGCAATGGCTGGTTAAAGCTAGTAAGTGACCATATCAAAACAATTTGGCAAGATAGCTATTTGCAAGAAACCCAAGGTGGGCGATATCGTCACAATGAAACTTTTGTAGTTGATGACATCTATGAAGCTGGCCACTCTCAATGCCACGTTGCAATTTTAGAGCAAATTCAAGCAAGGGCTTATGCGATCGCACCTATATTTATTGGGCAACAGCTATGGGGCTTGTTAGCAGCATATCAAAATTCTGCACCGCGCCATTGGGAAGCTTCGGAAATTAAGTTTATTACTCAAATTGCCAATCAGCTTGGGGTTGCGCTCCAACAAGCCCAATTACATAATCAAACCAAAGAGCAGACCCAAAAGTTAGCTCAAGCTTTGCATGATTTAAAGCAAACTCAAACCCAACTGATTCAAACTGAGAAAATGTCCTCACTTGGTCAACTGGTAGCTGGTGTTGCCCACGAGATTAATAACCCCGTCAACTTCATTTATGGCAACATCAATCATGTCAATGATTACGCCCAAGATTTACTCAGTATACTAGACCTTTATTTGCAAAATGCCCCTAACCCCAGCCCTGAGATTCGCGATCGCGCCTTCGAGATCGACTTAGAATTTATCATGGAGGATTTGCCCAAAACTCTATCTTCTATGAAAGTTGGCATTGATCGTATCCGGCAGATTGTCTTGGGTTTAAGGAATTTCTCTCGCCTCGATCAGGCAGAAAAGAAGCCAGTTGATATTCATGAGGGCATTGATAGCACCTTGCTAATTTTGCAGCATCGCTTGAAAGCAAAACCGGAAAGTCCGGCGATTAAATTAGTCAAAGAATACAGCGACCTTCCCTTGGTAGAATGCTATGCCGGGCCACTGAATCAAGTATTTATGAATGTTTTAAGCAATGCGATCGATGCTCTAGAAGATTACAAGGAATCTCAATCACAACCTCATAGCAGTGAAATTACCATCAGTACTGCTCTTGGAGAACTTGAAGGCAATGTCAAGAGTGTAGTAATTCGCATTGCAGACAATGGCTCAGGAATACCCGAAGCTTTGAAGGCAAGAATCTGCGACCCATTTTTTACTACTAAGCCAGTGGGAAAAGGCACTGGCTTGGGGTTGTCAATTAGTTACCAGATTGTCGTAGATAAACACGGTGGTGTGTTTAAATGTGATTCTCAGCCGGGGTTAGGAACAGAATTTTGGATTGAAATTCCGATTAGACAAATCACCAAATCGCACCATCAACTCCCGTAG
- a CDS encoding phytoene desaturase family protein codes for MEIFDYVILGAGLGGLSAAACLTRQGYRVAVLEQHYLPGGCCHTFDYGEYSFCADVHYISQCGSGQTIAQFLDYIHQDIPFNSLDPDCIDRVITPEADFKIPLGWENLRSRLLSTFPEEASAINRYCNEVQQLHQEIRNLVHEVHWFDHKLSDWLKLPKYLNLFWKRSWTLQDLYNHVGLSPKLQAVLAGQSGDYALPPQEIALLTHTSLVWDYSEGAYYPKHHFKHFVNTIADVITAGGGVIKYLTPVSHIQVSNHAVHSILADGISYRASKAYISDLDPKLTVKLMHDSQALSQKEHQRLTSYEYSASAFNIYLGLDSRFDPQRYGIGNWNIWYYPTGDLNREYQRQLAGDFSHPWIFLSCPTMKSSEPGVGPEGHHVLEIATVCSYEPFEHLHKTDPKEYKVKKREVYQQIMTSVRELIPDVDNYARMKVYGTPTTSEFYLGQPQGNIYGAKLIPKQVGLNRLGYTTELSNLFLVGASAGYPSVPGVIGNGMDVVELLTGQSVWHKAEISQPLVAVGS; via the coding sequence ATGGAAATCTTCGATTATGTAATTCTGGGAGCCGGACTAGGCGGACTTTCAGCCGCAGCCTGTTTAACTCGACAAGGTTATCGGGTAGCAGTTTTAGAACAACATTATTTACCTGGTGGATGTTGTCACACCTTTGATTATGGGGAATATAGTTTTTGTGCTGATGTGCATTACATCTCTCAATGTGGTTCTGGTCAGACTATAGCCCAATTTCTTGACTATATTCACCAAGATATACCCTTTAATAGCCTCGATCCTGACTGCATCGATCGAGTCATCACACCAGAGGCAGATTTTAAAATTCCCTTGGGATGGGAGAATTTGCGATCGCGTTTACTCTCCACATTTCCCGAAGAAGCTAGTGCTATTAACCGTTACTGCAATGAAGTTCAGCAACTCCACCAAGAAATTCGCAACCTAGTGCACGAGGTACACTGGTTTGATCATAAGTTGTCTGACTGGTTGAAGTTACCAAAATATTTGAATTTATTTTGGAAGCGGAGTTGGACTCTACAAGATTTGTATAACCATGTCGGGTTATCGCCTAAACTGCAAGCAGTACTGGCGGGACAAAGTGGCGACTATGCACTACCACCCCAAGAAATTGCCCTACTCACGCACACTTCCCTTGTTTGGGACTACTCAGAAGGTGCTTATTATCCAAAACATCACTTTAAACACTTTGTTAACACCATTGCAGATGTAATTACCGCAGGTGGAGGTGTCATCAAATACTTAACCCCGGTAAGCCATATTCAAGTTAGTAACCACGCTGTTCATAGCATCCTTGCCGATGGTATCAGCTATCGCGCCAGCAAAGCTTATATTAGCGACCTCGACCCGAAATTAACAGTGAAGTTGATGCATGATTCTCAAGCATTGAGTCAAAAAGAGCATCAACGTCTCACTAGTTACGAATACTCAGCCAGTGCTTTCAATATTTACCTGGGTTTAGATAGTCGCTTCGATCCCCAACGCTACGGCATCGGTAACTGGAATATTTGGTATTATCCCACAGGCGACCTAAACAGAGAATATCAACGACAATTGGCAGGTGACTTCAGTCATCCGTGGATTTTCCTCTCTTGTCCGACAATGAAATCCAGTGAACCAGGGGTGGGGCCAGAGGGACATCACGTTTTAGAGATTGCTACTGTCTGTTCTTATGAACCATTTGAACATCTACACAAAACTGATCCAAAAGAGTATAAAGTCAAAAAGCGGGAAGTTTATCAGCAGATTATGACAAGTGTACGAGAGTTAATTCCAGATGTAGACAACTACGCCCGGATGAAAGTTTACGGCACACCTACCACCAGCGAATTTTATCTGGGACAACCGCAGGGTAATATTTACGGCGCGAAATTAATACCTAAACAGGTTGGTTTAAATCGTCTGGGATATACTACAGAATTATCTAACCTGTTTTTAGTAGGGGCAAGTGCTGGGTATCCGAGTGTACCAGGTGTAATTGGGAATGGGATGGATGTTGTAGAACTGCTGACAGGGCAATCTGTATGGCACAAAGCTGAAATATCTCAGCCTTTGGTGGCAGTTGGTTCATGA
- a CDS encoding heavy metal translocating P-type ATPase, whose product MLYPQRFGQFTREHADTVAALLCGLLLFFGWFALHLGWLGLAFLLLPAAYVIGGYESAREGLTTLFKEKELDVDLLMIVAAIGAASLGLWRREYHLIIDGAILILIFAISGALEGYAMQRTERSIRSLMSLTPDTARVLHQGREEEVAISQLKVGDEIVVKPGELIPTDGIILSGYSTLNQAAITGESLPVEKTVGEEVFAGTLNGYGALQIKVHKPAQSSLIQRVIRLVEQAQTEAPPSQEFIDRFEKGYAKVIVVAGILLATLPPFLWGWDWETTIYRALTFLVVASPCALMAAIMPTLLSGIANGARQGILFKNGAQLEKIGKVRAIAFDKTGTLTTGQVQVFQVISVSKYTKYDVLKVAASVESSSEHPIGKAIVQAAGDLDWVGAIQVQAIPGQGIVGIAQEEQVIVGNAVFVQQYVTNLPEELREIVQSWEQEGKTVVWVAQGNREAEVIGVIAIADQVRSQAAATITRLKKLGVEQIVMLTGDNQETAHSVAKAVGIDRVYAQLLPEDKLDVIRRLQQQYQTVAMVGDGINDAPALAQASVGIAMGVSGSDVALETADIVLMADRLEKIAVAIHLGRRSQLIVKQNVVVALGFIMLLLVGNFLGNINLPIGVIGHEGSTVLVTLSGLRLLR is encoded by the coding sequence ATGCTCTACCCCCAACGTTTCGGCCAATTCACCAGAGAACACGCAGATACCGTAGCAGCCCTTTTGTGTGGCTTATTGCTATTTTTCGGATGGTTCGCCTTACATCTCGGATGGTTGGGATTGGCGTTCCTGCTGCTACCTGCTGCTTATGTAATTGGTGGTTACGAAAGTGCGCGAGAAGGATTAACTACTCTCTTCAAAGAAAAAGAACTCGATGTAGATTTGCTGATGATTGTGGCAGCGATTGGTGCTGCTAGTCTCGGCTTATGGCGAAGAGAATATCATCTAATTATTGATGGAGCAATTTTGATTCTCATCTTTGCCATCAGTGGCGCACTAGAAGGCTATGCTATGCAGCGCACTGAGCGGAGTATCCGCAGTTTGATGAGTCTGACACCAGATACAGCAAGGGTTTTGCATCAGGGCAGGGAAGAGGAAGTTGCTATCAGTCAGTTAAAAGTGGGTGATGAGATTGTCGTCAAACCCGGAGAGCTAATTCCTACTGATGGAATAATTTTATCTGGTTACAGCACCCTCAATCAAGCTGCAATTACAGGCGAGTCTTTACCTGTAGAGAAAACAGTAGGCGAAGAAGTATTTGCCGGCACACTCAACGGCTATGGTGCATTGCAAATTAAGGTACACAAACCAGCCCAAAGCAGTTTGATTCAGCGTGTGATTCGCCTAGTAGAACAAGCGCAGACAGAAGCACCACCTTCCCAAGAGTTTATCGATCGCTTTGAGAAAGGATATGCCAAAGTCATTGTAGTAGCCGGGATATTACTGGCAACTTTACCGCCATTTCTCTGGGGTTGGGATTGGGAAACAACAATTTATCGCGCTCTTACCTTCCTAGTGGTGGCTTCTCCCTGTGCGCTGATGGCTGCAATTATGCCCACCCTACTTTCAGGAATTGCCAATGGTGCAAGACAGGGGATTTTGTTTAAAAATGGGGCGCAGTTGGAGAAGATTGGCAAAGTCCGAGCGATCGCATTTGATAAAACTGGTACTCTAACAACAGGGCAGGTGCAGGTATTTCAGGTAATTTCAGTTAGTAAATACACTAAATATGATGTTCTAAAAGTGGCTGCTAGTGTCGAATCATCTTCCGAACATCCCATCGGTAAGGCAATTGTACAAGCGGCTGGTGATTTAGATTGGGTTGGTGCAATCCAAGTGCAAGCTATACCTGGACAGGGAATTGTGGGAATTGCCCAAGAAGAACAGGTAATTGTGGGGAACGCCGTTTTTGTCCAACAGTATGTGACAAATTTACCTGAAGAATTGCGAGAAATAGTTCAATCTTGGGAACAAGAAGGTAAAACTGTGGTTTGGGTAGCACAGGGAAACAGAGAAGCAGAGGTGATTGGTGTAATTGCGATCGCAGATCAAGTAAGATCGCAAGCAGCTGCAACTATTACCCGGTTAAAGAAATTGGGAGTTGAACAAATTGTCATGTTAACCGGGGATAATCAGGAAACTGCTCACAGTGTCGCCAAAGCAGTAGGAATTGATCGGGTATATGCTCAACTTTTACCAGAAGATAAGCTCGATGTTATCCGCCGTCTACAGCAACAATATCAAACTGTGGCAATGGTAGGTGATGGAATCAATGATGCACCAGCTTTAGCCCAAGCATCTGTAGGTATAGCGATGGGAGTATCTGGTAGTGATGTGGCATTGGAAACCGCAGATATAGTGCTGATGGCAGACAGGTTAGAAAAAATTGCTGTAGCGATACATTTAGGTAGGCGATCGCAACTCATAGTAAAACAAAATGTAGTCGTAGCGTTGGGTTTTATTATGTTGCTTTTAGTCGGCAACTTTCTGGGAAATATTAACCTACCCATCGGTGTCATTGGCCATGAAGGTTCTACAGTATTAGTTACCCTCAGTGGTCTGAGATTGCTGAGGTAA
- a CDS encoding PadR family transcriptional regulator, which yields MSLAYVILGLLQQQEMTGYDLKTSCFDQCIAHLWPADQAQIYRTLDKLVEQGWITCTIEIQHDRPNRKVYSVTEPGKAEFAQWLGIHQPLPTLREPMLVQLHFADQLSNETIIHLLEQQLAARSKKLAECETIDLPLLSDESANREQVMQRLVLELVIRREQTYIDWLKIAIALISQQKPLPYSTTGSSH from the coding sequence ATGTCTCTAGCATACGTAATTCTAGGTCTTCTTCAGCAGCAAGAAATGACGGGCTACGACCTCAAAACGAGCTGCTTTGATCAATGCATTGCCCATTTGTGGCCAGCAGACCAGGCACAAATTTACAGAACTCTCGATAAGCTAGTTGAGCAAGGCTGGATTACCTGTACGATTGAGATTCAGCACGATCGCCCCAACCGCAAAGTCTACAGTGTGACGGAACCTGGTAAAGCCGAATTCGCCCAATGGCTTGGGATTCATCAGCCCTTGCCGACTTTACGAGAGCCAATGCTAGTCCAGTTGCATTTTGCAGATCAGTTGTCAAATGAAACCATTATTCATCTACTGGAACAACAATTGGCGGCTCGAAGCAAAAAACTTGCTGAATGTGAAACCATCGATTTACCATTACTCAGTGATGAGTCTGCCAACCGTGAGCAGGTGATGCAAAGGCTTGTGCTGGAGTTGGTAATCCGAAGAGAACAGACTTATATTGATTGGTTGAAAATAGCGATCGCACTTATCAGTCAGCAAAAGCCATTACCCTACTCTACTACTGGTTCATCGCATTAG